Proteins found in one Muntiacus reevesi chromosome 2, mMunRee1.1, whole genome shotgun sequence genomic segment:
- the ZCCHC3 gene encoding zinc finger CCHC domain-containing protein 3 — translation MATGGGAEEERKRGRPQLLGPARPSTRAEEAEGGREKMGWAQVVKNLAEKKGEFRESRPPRREEESGSGAGGGLGAPAGLAAPNLGDFPPAGRGDPKGRRRDPAGEAADSRKKKGAAEAGRRKKAEAAAMATPARPDAAEDAADRPPLDEQATAAGPAAGPGKGRFLVRICFQGDEGACPTRDFVVGALILRSIGMDPSDIYAVIQIPGSREFDVSFRSAEKLALFLRVYEEKREQEDCWENFVVLGRSKSSLKTLFILFRNETVDVEDIVTWLKRHCDVLAVPVKVTDRFGIWTGEYKCEIELRQGEGGVRHLPGAFFLGAERGYSWYKGQPKTCFKCGSRTHMSGSCTQDRCFRCGEEGHLSPYCRKGIVCNLCGKRGHAFAQCPKAVHNSVGAQLTGVAGH, via the coding sequence ATGGCCACCGGCGGCGGCgcggaggaggagaggaagcggGGGCGGCCGCAGCTCCTGGGCCCCGCGCGCCCGTCGACCAGAGCCGAGGAGGCCGAGGGCGGCCGCGAGAAGATGGGCTGGGCccaagtggtgaagaacctggCCGAAAAGAAAGGCGAGTTTCGTGAGTCGCGGCCGCCGCGGCGGGAGGAAGAGAGCGGCAGCGGCGCGGGAGGCGGGCTCGGCGCTCCCGCGGGTCTGGCGGCGCCGAATCTCGGCGACTTCCCCCCAGCAGGCCGCGGGGACCCGAAGGGCCGCCGGAGAGACCCAGCCGGAGAGGCGGCGGACTCCCGCAAGAAAAAGGGTGCAGCCGAGGCGGGCAGGAGGAAGAAGGCTGAGGCGGCAGCCATGGCGACCCCGGCGAGGCCCGACGCGGCCGAGGACGCAGCCGACCGGCCCCCCCTCGACGAGCAGGCTACGGCGGCTGGCCCCGCTGCAGGCCCGGGTAAGGGCCGCTTCCTCGTGCGCATCTGTTTCCAGGGAGACGAGGGCGCCTGCCCAACCAGGGACTTCGTAGTGGGCGCTCTCATCTTGCGCTCCATCGGCATGGACCCGAGCGACATCTACGCGGTCATTCAGATCCCAGGCAGCCGCGAGTTCGACGTGAGCTTCCGTTCGGCGGAGAAGCTAGCCCTGTTCCTGCGCGTCTACGAGGAGAAACGCGAGCAGGAGGACTGCTGGGAGAACTTCGTGGTGCTGGGGCGGAGCAAGTCCAGCTTGAAGACGCTCTTCATTCTCTTCCGGAACGAGACGGTGGACGTGGAGGACATCGTGACCTGGCTCAAACGCCACTGCGATGTGCTGGCCGTGCCCGTGAAAGTGACCGACAGGTTTGGGATCTGGACCGGGGAGTACAAGTGCGAGATCGAGCTGCGCCAGGGGGAGGGAGGAGTCAGGCACCTGCCGGGAGCCTTTTTCCTGGGGGCCGAGAGGGGCTACAGCTGGTACAAGGGGCAGCCCAAGACGTGCTTTAAATGTGGTTCCCGGACCCACATGAGCGGCAGCTGCACACAGGACAGGTGCTTCAGGTGCGGGGAGGAGGGGCACCTGAGCCCTTACTGCCGGAAGGGCATCGTGTGTAACCTCTGTGGCAAGCGAGGACACGCCTTTGCCCAGTGTCCCAAAGCGGTTCACAATTCCGTGGGAGCTCAGCTAACCGGCGTGGCCGGGCACTGA